GAATATCATAATGTTATTAAAATAACACAACAAATTAATATGCAAGAATTTTTCTCTTATAATATTTTGCATGCATTAATATATAGTAAATTACTAAGTAATTTTAGTAATATACATGATATACAATGTTGGTTAGATAATTTATTAACATATTTAAATATAACATATACTACTATAAAATATTCAGGTGTTATTAATTATACAAATAATATAATTTTCCAGATTATAATTTATGAACAACAATATGGAAATAATACTCAATTTATATTAAATCAAAAATTTTTTCTTAGTCAAGAATATAAGCTTATTTATAATTTATCTAAAAAATTTTTAATGTTTAACACCTATCCAATTTATAAAGTACAATATAAAAATCAATGTAAAGATATTATTTCTTTTGATCAAGGAATAAGATGGTTATTACATGAATCTAAAAAAAACATAATAATACAAAGATATAAAGGATTAGGTGAAATGAATCCTAATCAATTATGGGAAACTACAATGAATCCATTAACACGTAGTTTATTACAAGTTACTATTCATGATGCTATTATTGCTGATAAATTATTTTATACATTAATGGGTGATGACGTTGAACCTAGAAAAAACTTTATACATCAAAATGCACTAAAAGTTATTAACCTTGATATTTAAACATACAGATTAGGTTCTAATTTTTATTTTTAAAAACATTTTTAAAAAGATTTAAAAACATGTTAATCATTATATTATTTATAACGATTATAAAATAAATTTTGTGTTATATGTAGATGATTTTCTATATTATTTTTATTATTTTTAAAAATATTTTGATTTATTAATCCCTGTTCAATTTCTTTTAGGGCTATTATTGTTGTTTTAATATGATTATAATTATTTATTAAAGGATTTTTCCCTTTTATTTGTATTTGTCTAGCTCTAGCAGAAGCAACAAGTACTAAATCAAAACGATTACCAATATTTTGTACTGCTTTATCTACAGTAATTTTAGCCATAAATTATCTTTTCCTAACTTATTTTAAATATGATACATTAATAATATATAATATCATAAAATAACATTTTACCATATAGATGAATTTAAATAATATACCTGCGGGTAACAATATCCCGCATAATATAAATGTAATAGTAGAAATTTCCATAAATACTAATCCTGTGAAATATGAAATAAACAAAAAATATGGTCTCTTATTTGTAGATCGTTTTATTTCTACAACAATGATATATCCATGTAATTATGGTTATATTAACCAAACATTATCATTAGATAATGATCCATTAGATGTATTGATATTTACAGAACATTCTATTTTACCTAGTACAGTTATTGAATGTAGACCTATAGGATTATTAAAAATGTTTGATGAATCCGGAGAAGATAAAAAAATTTTGGCAGTACCATGCAATAAAATTTCTTTAATATATCAAAATATAAAAAATATTAGTGATGTTCCCGATATATTTAAAAATAAAATAGTACATTTTTTTCAACATTATAAAGATTTAGAAAAAAATAAATGGAGTAAAATTGATAATTGGTATGATATAGATATTGCTAAAAAAGAAATTATAGTATCTATTAATAGATTTCATAATAAATAAAATGTTAAAAATTTACTTATATATGATTCTTGCATACTCTGGTTATTTGTTATTTAATAACTTATATAGTTAGAATGATTTAAATATATCAAACACTAAAAGGTAAATAAATATATCATGTCTAGAATACAAAAAGTATTTGCTAGAGAAATTATTGACTCTAGAGGTTATCCTACCATAGAAGCAGAAGTACATTTATCAAATAATATTATAGGAAGAGCATCTGTTCCTTCTGGTGCTTCTACTGGTTCTAAAGAAGCTTTAGAATTAAGAGATAAAGATAGCAACCGTTTTTTAGGTAAAGGAGTATTAACATCAATTGATATAATTAATAATATTATCAATAAGTATTTAACAAATGAAAATTCTTTAAATCAAGCATATATTGATGAAATTATGATTAATTTAGATAATACAGAAAATAAAAAAAATTTTGGTGCTAATACTATTTTAGCTGTATCTTTAGCAAATGTTAAGGCAGCAGCATTATATAATAATCTTCCATTATTTAAATATATTAGTCATATTTATGAAAATACAAAAAAACTGTTTATGCCATTACCTATGATTAATATTATTAATGGAGGGAAACATGCTAATAATAATTTAGATATACAAGAATTTATGATTCAACCAATAACTGCAATAAACATTAAAGAATCCATTAGAATAGGAGCGGAAATTTTTCATCATTTAGCACAAGTTTTAAAAAAATATCATATGATTACTGCAGTAGGTGATGAAGGAGGGTATGCGCCAAATTTAAAAAACAATAGTGAAGCTTTTGATATGATTATTGAAGCTATTACCAAAGCTGGTTTTGTTATAGGACAAGATATCACGTTTGCAATTGATTGTGCTGCTTCTGAGTTATATCAAAATAATAAATATTATTTATCAGGTGAAAAATTAATTTTAAATTCTCAAGAATTTACAGATTTTTTATTAAAATTAACACAAAAATATCCTATCACATCTATAGAAGATGGATTATATGAATCAGATTGGCAAGGTTTTATTTATCAAACTAAAATGTTAGGACACAAAATACAATTAGTTGGAGACGATTTATTTGTTACAAATACAAAATTTTTAAAACAAGGAATTACACAACATATTGCTAATGCGATTTTAATTAAACCAAATCAAATTGGTACTTTAACAGAAACATTTACTACCATTAAAATGGCACAAAATGCTAATTATAAAATTATTATTTCACATCGTTCAGGGGAAACAGAAGATACATTTATTGCTGATCTTGCAGTAGGTGTAGGTGCTGAACAAATTAAAACAGGATCTATGAGTCGTTCGGAACGAATAGCTAAATATAATCAATTAATTAGAATTGAAGAAATATTATAAATATTTTATAGTATATATAAACAATGTTTACATTATTAGATAATGTATTATATTGTATTTGGCATTAGATTTTCATTATTATTCTTAAAATTAATGTAGTGTGATATAAATATATTATATGCAAATTTCTAAAGAAAGAATTATTATTTGGTTAAAACAACAAAGTAAAATATCTATACATTTATTAAAATTATCTTATTTATTTAATATGATTTATGTTGTAATTGTGATATTACATCATGCAATATTAGCACAACAAATACAATTAGTATTTATAGAAAAAGAAAGTCAAATATTATATATTATGTATAGTTTATGTTTTGTAATGAAATCCATTATATATGTCATTATTAAACATTTTAATTATGAGTATAGTCAAGCTGTGAAAAACAGTATTCGTAGTCAAATTATTAATAAATTTACTAGTTTAAATTATAATGAATTATCTAAACAAACAGAAACAAATACAACTGGTAGTCATTTATCCTTACTTATAGATCATGTAGAAAACTTAAAAGAATATTATAACCAATATGTACCGCAATTATTTACTAATATAACATTTATATGTTTTATATTCTTTATAATCTTTTTTATAAATTGGTTATCTAGTATAATATTATTATTATGTAGTATGATAATGATACTATTTATTATATTAATAGGTTATCAAACTGAAAAAAAAAATAAAAAATATTTTAAAATATTATCAATATTAAGCGGTTTGTTTTTAAATAGAATAAAAAATATAGAAATAATTAGATTATTTAATTTTCCTAAAATAACTATTATAAAATTAATTAAATATATTGAAGATTTTAGAATTAAAAATTTAGAAATTTTAAAAATTGCATTTTTAACATCTTCTATATTAGATTTTTTTACTTCTATATCATTTGCGTTTATTGCAATGTATTTTAGTTTTTCATATTTAAGTTTAATACATTTACCCATAAAAAATATTACTATTTTAAATAGTTTTTTTATATTAATTTTAATAGCAGAATATTTTCAACATTTTAATAATTTAGGTTTATTATATCATACTAAAGCTAGAGCTATTGGCGCTGCTGATTTGATCATACAATTTTTAGAAAATAAAAAATATATTTTACAAGGAAAGAAAATATTAATACTACATAATCAAAAGCATATATTTATATATGCTAAAAATTTAATTGTAAAAGATCATTTTAAAAATATATTAATTGGACCTATATCATTTCAAATACATTATGGGCAATGTATTATTCTAACAGGACCTAGTGGTTGTGGTAAATCAACATTATTAAATGTACTTTTAGGATTTATATCTTATGAAGGAATACTTAAAATTAACAATATAGATTTCAAGTTATTAAATTTATCATACTGGTACCATATAATTTCATGGGTCAGACAAAATCCAATATTACCAGCACCTACTATTAAAGAAAATTTATTTTTTAATAATAATCTTGATACTCAACATATCAATAATATAATGAGAATATTAGGTATTCAAAGTTTTATTAAAAAATTCCCACAAGGTTTAGATACAATAATTAATATTAATACTAATTTTTTATCTATTGGACAAATACAAAGAATAGCAATTGCTAGAGCTTTAATTAAACCACATAAATTATTATTATTAGACGAACCAACATCTAATATTGATCTATTTAGCGAACAAAAGATTATTCACGCACTACATAATACTATATTAAATACTAGTATTATTTGCACACACAAAATTGATAATATAAAAGATGCTCATTTTATTTGGTTTATGAATAAAGGTAAAATTATTAAAAAAATGCTATTGTAAAACCATTTAATATAAATTTGAAGGGATAAAGTTAATGTCTTTAATATTATTATTTTTAAAATATCAAAAAAAACATTTCTATATACTTGTATTAGGAATATTATTAACAATTATGATAAATATCATGAATATTTCTTTATTAATTTTATCTGGTATATTATTGACTTCAGTATTTATGTTTCACAACAATACTATAGAATACAATTATATTATTCCTTCTATAATAATAAGAATATTATCTTTATCTAAAACAATTATAAAATATTGTGAAAAAATAATTAAACATAATAATACTTTACATATATTAAGTAATTTAAGAATTTTAATATTTAAGAAAATTTTTCCTTTACATCCATGTGATATCAGTTATATATATCATCATGAAATATTACATCTTTTTATTACAGATATAGAAAATATAGATATTTTATATTTACAAATTATTGTTCCTATAATTAATGTATTATTCATTATATTAATAATATTAATAATTTTATTAATAAAACATTATTTATTAGCTATATTATTTATGTTATGTTTATGTTTACCATTAATATTTTATATCATATATTTTTATAAAAAAAATAAAATTAATAGTTTTACTAATATGATAGTTAAAAAACAATTTTATTTAATTATATATAATTTTCTGTTATATCAAAAAGAATATAAGATATTTGAAAATATGGTTCAGATATGTAAAAAAATAAATTTTTTTCAAAAACAATGGGACATACAAAACAAAATACAACATTATTTTAATATTAAGTCTTATATAATTTTATTTACTTTAATAAATATTAATTTTTTATTTATTATTATAATAAGTAAAATTTTGTTTTTAAAACACATAATTTCAATATCATTTATTGTTTCTTTGTTTTTATGTATTAACATATTAAATCATGTGATATTAGATATCAATAATATTATTAATAAAATTCATTATATATTATTATCTACACGAAATGTTTTTGAAATTTTTAAAAAAAAACCTACTATTACATTTGTAAAAAATACATTTTTTTTTAAAAAATTTATATCATTAAAAATAATGAAGCTTTCTTTTTATTATCCAACTAACAACACTATACAGACAAAAGTATTAAATAATATATCATTAACTATTACATATAATAAAAAAATTGCAATTACAGGACATAATGGCTGTGGTAAATCAACTTTATTAATGTTATTAACACGTGCCTGGGACCCAATAATGGGTAATATATATTTAAATAACTGTAATTTAAAAAATATTAGTTTATATATGTTAAGAAAACATATTAGTATAGTACCGCAAAAAACTGATGTATTAAATGATACATTAAAAAATAATTTATTATTAAATAATCAAAATAATAGTAATATTAATAAACAATTTTTAATAAAAATTTTATGTTGTGTGGGATTAAAAAAACTATTAGAACATAATACACAAGGATTACATATGTTATTAGGAGAAAATGGCAGATTATTATCTGGTGGAGAATTAAGAAAATTAGCTATTGCAAGAATATTATTACAAAATAGTAATTTAGTTCTATTAGATGAACCCACAACAAACTTAGATAAACATTCTTGTAAACAAATTTTACAAATACTATTTAAAAAATTTAAAAATAAAACTATGATTTTTGTTACACACGATATAAATATTCTTAAAAAAATGGATTATATATATTATATGGATAATGGTTCTGTTAAAGCACAAGGTAGTTATCTTGATTTATTGAAACAAAAAAGATATTATGAGTAGTATAAAAAATTTGTAATATTATAAAGGTATGAAATGTCTAAAGAAAAAAATATAGAAATGCAAGGTATCGTATTAAATACATTACCTAATACTATTTTTAATGTAAAATTAGAAAATGGACATGTTGTGACAGCACATATATCAGGTAAAATGAGAAAGAATTATATTCGTATTTTAACAGGTGATAAAGTAACAGTAGAACTTACTCCTTATGATTTAAGTAAAGGTAGAATAATTTTTCGTAGTCGTTAATATAATATTTATTATATATAAGATATAATTACATAGGATCATGTTATTTTATGTTTAAATTATATTATTAATAGTTTTATTCTATCATAGTAGTATATAAGTAATTTTGTACATCTAACGCTGCCATACATCCTGTAGCTGATGAAGTAATTGCTTGTCTATATATCTTATCCATTACATCTCCGGCAGCAAAAATACCTTTAATATTTGTTTGTGTATACAAATTCTTTTTATAAGTAA
This region of Enterobacteriaceae endosymbiont of Macroplea appendiculata genomic DNA includes:
- the rpoZ gene encoding DNA-directed RNA polymerase subunit omega gives rise to the protein MAKITVDKAVQNIGNRFDLVLVASARARQIQIKGKNPLINNYNHIKTTIIALKEIEQGLINQNIFKNNKNNIENHLHITQNLFYNRYK
- the ppa gene encoding inorganic diphosphatase is translated as MNLNNIPAGNNIPHNINVIVEISINTNPVKYEINKKYGLLFVDRFISTTMIYPCNYGYINQTLSLDNDPLDVLIFTEHSILPSTVIECRPIGLLKMFDESGEDKKILAVPCNKISLIYQNIKNISDVPDIFKNKIVHFFQHYKDLEKNKWSKIDNWYDIDIAKKEIIVSINRFHNK
- the eno gene encoding phosphopyruvate hydratase, which produces MSRIQKVFAREIIDSRGYPTIEAEVHLSNNIIGRASVPSGASTGSKEALELRDKDSNRFLGKGVLTSIDIINNIINKYLTNENSLNQAYIDEIMINLDNTENKKNFGANTILAVSLANVKAAALYNNLPLFKYISHIYENTKKLFMPLPMINIINGGKHANNNLDIQEFMIQPITAINIKESIRIGAEIFHHLAQVLKKYHMITAVGDEGGYAPNLKNNSEAFDMIIEAITKAGFVIGQDITFAIDCAASELYQNNKYYLSGEKLILNSQEFTDFLLKLTQKYPITSIEDGLYESDWQGFIYQTKMLGHKIQLVGDDLFVTNTKFLKQGITQHIANAILIKPNQIGTLTETFTTIKMAQNANYKIIISHRSGETEDTFIADLAVGVGAEQIKTGSMSRSERIAKYNQLIRIEEIL
- a CDS encoding ATP-binding cassette domain-containing protein, producing MQISKERIIIWLKQQSKISIHLLKLSYLFNMIYVVIVILHHAILAQQIQLVFIEKESQILYIMYSLCFVMKSIIYVIIKHFNYEYSQAVKNSIRSQIINKFTSLNYNELSKQTETNTTGSHLSLLIDHVENLKEYYNQYVPQLFTNITFICFIFFIIFFINWLSSIILLLCSMIMILFIILIGYQTEKKNKKYFKILSILSGLFLNRIKNIEIIRLFNFPKITIIKLIKYIEDFRIKNLEILKIAFLTSSILDFFTSISFAFIAMYFSFSYLSLIHLPIKNITILNSFFILILIAEYFQHFNNLGLLYHTKARAIGAADLIIQFLENKKYILQGKKILILHNQKHIFIYAKNLIVKDHFKNILIGPISFQIHYGQCIILTGPSGCGKSTLLNVLLGFISYEGILKINNIDFKLLNLSYWYHIISWVRQNPILPAPTIKENLFFNNNLDTQHINNIMRILGIQSFIKKFPQGLDTIININTNFLSIGQIQRIAIARALIKPHKLLLLDEPTSNIDLFSEQKIIHALHNTILNTSIICTHKIDNIKDAHFIWFMNKGKIIKKMLL
- a CDS encoding ATP-binding cassette domain-containing protein, which codes for MSLILLFLKYQKKHFYILVLGILLTIMINIMNISLLILSGILLTSVFMFHNNTIEYNYIIPSIIIRILSLSKTIIKYCEKIIKHNNTLHILSNLRILIFKKIFPLHPCDISYIYHHEILHLFITDIENIDILYLQIIVPIINVLFIILIILIILLIKHYLLAILFMLCLCLPLIFYIIYFYKKNKINSFTNMIVKKQFYLIIYNFLLYQKEYKIFENMVQICKKINFFQKQWDIQNKIQHYFNIKSYIILFTLININFLFIIIISKILFLKHIISISFIVSLFLCINILNHVILDINNIINKIHYILLSTRNVFEIFKKKPTITFVKNTFFFKKFISLKIMKLSFYYPTNNTIQTKVLNNISLTITYNKKIAITGHNGCGKSTLLMLLTRAWDPIMGNIYLNNCNLKNISLYMLRKHISIVPQKTDVLNDTLKNNLLLNNQNNSNINKQFLIKILCCVGLKKLLEHNTQGLHMLLGENGRLLSGGELRKLAIARILLQNSNLVLLDEPTTNLDKHSCKQILQILFKKFKNKTMIFVTHDINILKKMDYIYYMDNGSVKAQGSYLDLLKQKRYYE
- the infA gene encoding translation initiation factor IF-1, producing the protein MSKEKNIEMQGIVLNTLPNTIFNVKLENGHVVTAHISGKMRKNYIRILTGDKVTVELTPYDLSKGRIIFRSR